In one window of Posidoniimonas corsicana DNA:
- a CDS encoding VOC family protein, with amino-acid sequence MPIKGPRVVPCLMFEDQAEQAAEFYVSVFPNSKINAISRYGEAGREIHGKTPGTALTVAFVLDGVSFTALNGPRAEFSEALSLQVVCETQYEVDHYWQKLAQGGSNLQCGWLKDRYGVSWQIVPDCVEQLIADPASSEKVISAIMQMEKIDIAALQQAAK; translated from the coding sequence ATGCCGATCAAAGGCCCACGCGTTGTGCCATGCTTGATGTTCGAGGATCAGGCCGAGCAGGCGGCCGAGTTCTACGTGTCCGTCTTCCCCAACTCCAAAATCAACGCCATCTCGCGGTACGGCGAGGCCGGGCGAGAGATCCACGGCAAGACCCCCGGCACGGCGCTCACGGTCGCGTTCGTGCTGGACGGCGTTTCGTTCACTGCGCTGAACGGCCCCCGCGCCGAGTTCAGCGAGGCGCTCTCGCTGCAGGTCGTGTGTGAAACGCAGTACGAGGTCGACCACTACTGGCAAAAGTTGGCCCAAGGCGGCAGCAACCTGCAGTGCGGCTGGCTCAAGGACCGCTACGGGGTGTCGTGGCAGATCGTCCCCGACTGCGTCGAGCAACTGATCGCCGACCCGGCTAGTAGCGAGAAGGTAATCAGCGCAATCATGCAGATGGAGAAAATCGACATCGCTGCGCTCCAGCAAGCCGCCAAGTAA
- a CDS encoding DUF899 domain-containing protein, which yields MTAISHPPVVNHNEWLARRKDLLAAEKELTRQYDRITAMRRRLPMERVQKAYRFTGPNGELGLPDLFEGRRQLIVYHFMYDPDWDRGCSGCTDFVNALGNLSMLAERDTTLLLVSRAPYEKLAAYKEDQGWTLPWCSSHDSDFNYDYHVTLDRGVVPLQHNYRDEQEVIARSNGEPWFANGETHGLSVFFSVGGEPYHTYSTYARGVERLTDAYSLLDQTPYGRQEDFEESPPGWPQRPTYGG from the coding sequence ATGACCGCCATATCGCACCCGCCCGTCGTCAACCACAATGAGTGGCTTGCACGGCGAAAAGACCTGCTCGCGGCTGAGAAAGAACTCACCCGGCAGTACGACCGCATCACTGCGATGCGCCGCCGGCTGCCTATGGAGCGGGTCCAAAAGGCCTACCGGTTCACCGGGCCCAATGGCGAGCTCGGCCTGCCCGATCTGTTCGAGGGCCGGCGGCAGTTGATCGTGTATCACTTCATGTATGACCCAGACTGGGATCGCGGCTGCAGCGGCTGCACCGACTTTGTCAACGCACTGGGGAACCTGTCGATGCTGGCGGAACGCGACACCACGCTGCTGCTCGTTTCGCGGGCGCCGTACGAGAAGCTGGCCGCGTACAAGGAAGACCAAGGCTGGACGCTGCCGTGGTGCTCGTCGCACGACAGCGATTTCAACTACGACTACCACGTCACGCTGGACCGCGGGGTTGTTCCGCTACAGCACAACTACCGTGACGAGCAGGAGGTGATCGCGCGGAGCAACGGCGAGCCGTGGTTCGCCAACGGCGAGACACACGGCCTGAGCGTCTTCTTCTCGGTCGGTGGCGAGCCCTACCACACCTACTCCACGTACGCACGGGGCGTGGAGCGGCTGACCGACGCCTACAGCCTGCTCGACCAAACCCCGTACGGCCGGCAGGAAGACTTTGAAGAATCGCCCCCGGGCTGGCCGCAGCGGCCAACCTACGGCGGTTAG
- a CDS encoding YciI family protein: MKVMVLVKATESSEAGQLPSEELLTAMGKFNEELVAAGVMLAGEGLKPSSQGLRVRFSGADRAVIDGPFAETKELVAGYWLWEVDSLDDAVAWVKRCPNPMPEDSEIEIRPLYTIEDFADAAPEGLAEREEQMRLELNAKQS; this comes from the coding sequence ATGAAGGTAATGGTGTTGGTCAAAGCGACCGAGTCGTCCGAGGCGGGGCAGCTCCCCAGCGAGGAGCTGCTGACCGCGATGGGAAAGTTCAATGAGGAGCTCGTCGCGGCCGGCGTCATGCTGGCGGGCGAGGGCCTGAAGCCCAGCTCCCAGGGGCTGCGGGTCAGGTTCAGCGGCGCCGACCGCGCCGTGATCGACGGCCCCTTCGCCGAGACCAAGGAGCTGGTCGCCGGCTACTGGCTGTGGGAGGTCGACTCGCTGGACGACGCCGTCGCTTGGGTCAAACGCTGCCCCAACCCGATGCCGGAAGACTCCGAGATCGAGATCCGGCCGCTCTACACAATCGAGGACTTTGCCGACGCCGCGCCGGAGGGCCTGGCCGAACGCGAAGAACAGATGCGCCTCGAGCTGAATGCCAAGCAGAGCTAA
- a CDS encoding YciI family protein — MKYLLLMYNREDAFTAEELPGEMENALQICRELHAESKYVAASPLEPVATAVSVLVRDGQATCRDGPFAETKEQLGGYVLVDVDTLDEAVAIASRFPSAQSGTVEVRRLEEAPAR, encoded by the coding sequence ATGAAGTACCTGCTGCTGATGTACAACCGCGAGGACGCGTTCACCGCCGAGGAGCTGCCGGGCGAGATGGAGAACGCTCTGCAGATCTGCCGCGAGCTGCACGCCGAGTCGAAGTACGTGGCCGCGTCGCCCCTGGAGCCGGTCGCCACGGCCGTCAGCGTACTCGTTCGCGACGGCCAGGCGACCTGCCGCGACGGGCCGTTCGCCGAGACCAAGGAGCAGCTCGGCGGATACGTGCTGGTGGACGTCGACACGCTGGACGAGGCCGTGGCCATCGCCAGCCGGTTCCCTTCCGCACAGAGCGGCACGGTCGAGGTCCGCCGGCTCGAGGAAGCCCCCGCCAGGTAG
- a CDS encoding YciI family protein — MKFVCLGYYDESKFAAMSEVEMKAGMEECFAYDDELRRGGHFLGGEALQGGEAGVVLRHQNGKAAVTDGPYSETKEHLGGILLLEARDLNHAIALMSKHPGVRFGPFEVRPADETINALIAQRDQAAGVGE; from the coding sequence ATGAAGTTTGTCTGCCTCGGCTATTACGACGAGTCGAAGTTCGCCGCGATGAGCGAGGTGGAGATGAAAGCCGGCATGGAGGAGTGCTTCGCCTACGACGACGAGCTGCGTCGGGGCGGGCACTTCCTCGGCGGCGAGGCCCTGCAGGGCGGCGAAGCGGGCGTTGTGCTCCGCCACCAGAACGGCAAGGCCGCCGTCACCGACGGCCCCTACTCCGAGACCAAGGAGCACCTCGGCGGCATCCTGCTGCTCGAGGCCCGCGACCTCAACCACGCCATCGCGCTGATGTCCAAGCACCCGGGCGTGCGGTTCGGGCCGTTCGAGGTCCGGCCCGCGGACGAGACCATCAACGCCCTGATCGCCCAGCGCGACCAGGCGGCAGGGGTGGGGGAGTAG
- a CDS encoding VOC family protein: MSNSNPEQFNGVIPHLVCSSAPDAIEFYKQAFGAEEQMRLPEPGGERLMHACIRIGEQFVFLADEFPEYCDGAQRNPAALGGTPVTLHRHVDDCDAAFQQAVDAGATPRMPPADMFWGDRYAVVVDPFGHCWSFATHIKDLTPEEVNEAMKEAIQQAPQS, translated from the coding sequence ATGTCCAACAGCAACCCCGAACAGTTCAACGGCGTCATCCCCCACCTGGTCTGCAGCTCGGCGCCCGACGCGATCGAGTTCTACAAGCAGGCGTTCGGCGCCGAGGAGCAGATGCGCCTGCCGGAACCGGGCGGCGAGCGGCTGATGCACGCCTGCATCCGGATCGGTGAGCAGTTCGTGTTCCTCGCCGACGAGTTCCCTGAGTACTGCGACGGCGCGCAGCGCAACCCGGCGGCGTTGGGCGGCACGCCGGTCACGCTGCACCGCCATGTCGACGACTGCGACGCCGCGTTCCAGCAGGCGGTCGACGCCGGCGCTACCCCCCGCATGCCGCCCGCCGACATGTTCTGGGGCGACCGCTACGCGGTGGTCGTCGACCCGTTCGGCCACTGCTGGTCGTTCGCCACCCACATCAAGGACCTCACGCCCGAAGAGGTGAACGAGGCCATGAAAGAGGCCATCCAGCAGGCGCCCCAGTCCTAG
- a CDS encoding DUF1579 domain-containing protein — MRVIVPVHVLLILSAVWTSAHAQETPPMPEMPKPTKQHEWLQQKLAGEWETTVTIHMPGQPAMTSRGTAATRPLGKFWIQSEHRGEMMGAPYVGLQTLGFNAEKQQFVGTWIDSMSDYQWDYRGQLNDKRNQLTLLCEGPCPMKPGGLSKFKEVLEVQDDDHLTFTSSVQQDDGSWQKGMEIKYARKR, encoded by the coding sequence ATGCGAGTTATCGTACCGGTCCACGTGTTGTTGATTCTTTCGGCCGTCTGGACCAGCGCTCATGCGCAAGAAACGCCCCCTATGCCGGAGATGCCGAAGCCCACCAAGCAGCACGAGTGGCTGCAGCAGAAGCTGGCCGGAGAGTGGGAAACGACTGTCACGATCCACATGCCCGGCCAGCCCGCGATGACCAGCCGCGGCACGGCCGCCACCAGGCCGCTCGGAAAATTCTGGATCCAGTCCGAGCACCGCGGCGAGATGATGGGCGCCCCGTACGTAGGGCTGCAAACGCTCGGATTCAACGCGGAGAAACAGCAGTTCGTCGGGACTTGGATCGATTCGATGTCCGACTACCAGTGGGACTACCGGGGCCAACTGAACGACAAACGCAACCAGCTTACCCTCCTGTGCGAGGGCCCCTGCCCGATGAAGCCCGGCGGGCTGAGCAAGTTTAAAGAGGTCCTCGAGGTGCAGGACGACGATCATCTGACTTTCACCTCCTCGGTGCAGCAGGACGACGGTTCCTGGCAGAAGGGCATGGAAATCAAGTACGCCCGCAAGCGTTAA
- a CDS encoding RNA polymerase sigma factor, with protein MGAAPDDVEQRVGEIYRDESRRVFATLVRLIGDFDLAEDALHEAFAAALTQWAADGVPANPRAWLVSTARFKAIDAIRRQSRFDASVGDLGERVHQPAPRPEELDEARFRDDHLRLIFTCCHPALPPETQVALTLREVCGMTTDEVASAFLTKNATIAQRIVRGKAKIREAEIPFEAPGVRELPDRLDSVLSVVYLVFNEGYSASAGEAALRPDLTIEAIRLGRILLDLLPDPEVMGLVALMLLHESRRDARTSPAGDLVLLEDQDRTRWDAALIDEGRRLVARALASGPVGAYTLQAAISATHAEAPAAGQTDWSRIVDYYDLLLRAQPSPVVELNRAVAVAMRDGYEAGLELIDAILSRGDLVDYHLAHAARADLCRRLGRGDDARQAYQRALALTQQAPERRFLESRLAEIG; from the coding sequence GTGGGCGCCGCGCCGGACGATGTCGAGCAGCGGGTCGGTGAGATCTACCGCGACGAGTCCCGTCGCGTCTTCGCCACGCTCGTCCGCCTGATCGGCGACTTTGACCTGGCCGAGGACGCGTTGCACGAGGCGTTCGCCGCGGCGCTCACCCAGTGGGCCGCCGACGGCGTGCCCGCCAACCCCCGCGCCTGGCTGGTGTCGACCGCCCGCTTCAAGGCGATCGACGCCATCCGCCGCCAGTCCCGGTTCGACGCGTCCGTGGGCGACCTGGGCGAACGGGTTCATCAGCCCGCCCCCCGTCCCGAGGAGCTCGACGAGGCCCGCTTCCGCGACGACCACCTGCGGCTGATCTTCACCTGCTGCCACCCCGCCCTGCCGCCCGAGACGCAGGTCGCGCTCACCCTCCGCGAAGTGTGCGGCATGACCACCGACGAGGTGGCCAGTGCGTTCCTTACCAAGAACGCGACCATCGCGCAGCGGATTGTCCGCGGCAAGGCGAAGATCCGCGAAGCGGAGATTCCATTCGAGGCGCCGGGCGTCCGCGAACTGCCAGACCGGCTCGACTCCGTGTTGTCGGTGGTCTACCTGGTGTTCAACGAAGGCTACAGCGCCTCGGCCGGCGAGGCCGCGCTGCGTCCCGACCTCACCATCGAGGCGATCCGGCTGGGCCGAATCCTGCTGGACCTGCTGCCGGACCCCGAGGTGATGGGGCTGGTGGCGCTGATGCTGCTGCACGAATCCCGCCGCGATGCCCGCACCAGCCCGGCGGGCGACCTTGTGCTGCTGGAGGACCAGGACCGCACCCGCTGGGACGCGGCGCTCATCGACGAGGGGCGGCGGCTGGTCGCCCGGGCGCTCGCGTCGGGCCCCGTCGGCGCGTACACGCTGCAGGCGGCCATCTCCGCCACGCACGCCGAGGCGCCCGCCGCCGGCCAGACCGACTGGTCGCGCATCGTCGACTACTACGACCTCCTGCTGCGGGCCCAACCCTCGCCGGTGGTCGAGCTCAACCGAGCGGTGGCCGTGGCGATGCGGGACGGGTACGAAGCAGGCCTGGAGCTGATCGACGCCATCCTCTCCCGTGGCGACCTGGTCGACTACCACCTGGCCCACGCCGCCCGAGCCGACCTGTGCCGCCGGCTAGGCCGCGGCGACGACGCCCGCCAGGCCTACCAGCGGGCCCTGGCCCTCACCCAGCAGGCACCCGAGCGGCGGTTCCTCGAGAGCCGCCTGGCCGAGATCGGCTAG
- a CDS encoding redoxin family protein yields the protein MTPARLFVPVLIALLGAPCLGQDLIAKVNGRLNGQPDPVDLLRKSAAAFEAAPQSTFSIVNSIDIVAGEREDTQQQVFSIKTAKGDKYQFELVKPANEFWVRSDGKRTMTYVLPYDQYSVEDTAGGIGEFASSPLAGQLGNGFGPLLLSLLDPETTDVVIEDITGAEYLGEEQEGEQTLHHARYVAGGMTWDAWFLTGDSPRLVRVKPDLEEVSKKAPQAKQFDNFSFQMKFEIKNYDPKPGLPADAFAMKAPEGAWEVEYALMAPTPPNELLGKKAPLFDALDTAGQPIDLGALVGKKVIIFDFWATWCGPCVQAMPIIDKVADEYAAKGVVLYAVNQGEEAAAVTNFLASKEFDVNVAMDVDGQAGARYAIEGLPTTVIIGLDGRVQVVHVGLAPSLEETLREDLDLLLAGKNLAAEKIDEWSKRFPDQPVGGKRAAAAAE from the coding sequence ATGACGCCCGCCCGATTGTTTGTTCCCGTGCTGATCGCGCTGCTCGGCGCCCCCTGCCTGGGTCAGGACCTCATCGCGAAGGTGAACGGTCGGCTCAACGGCCAACCCGACCCCGTGGACCTGCTGCGGAAGTCGGCGGCCGCGTTCGAGGCGGCGCCGCAGTCGACCTTCAGCATCGTCAACTCGATCGACATCGTCGCCGGCGAGCGTGAGGACACCCAGCAGCAGGTCTTCTCGATCAAGACCGCCAAGGGCGACAAGTACCAGTTCGAACTCGTGAAGCCGGCCAACGAGTTCTGGGTCCGCTCCGACGGCAAGCGGACCATGACCTACGTGCTGCCCTACGACCAGTACTCGGTGGAGGACACGGCCGGCGGCATCGGCGAGTTCGCCTCCTCGCCGCTGGCGGGCCAGCTCGGCAACGGGTTCGGCCCGTTGCTGTTGAGCCTGCTCGACCCCGAGACCACCGACGTGGTGATCGAGGACATCACCGGCGCCGAGTACCTCGGCGAGGAGCAGGAAGGCGAGCAGACGCTCCACCACGCCCGCTACGTGGCCGGCGGCATGACCTGGGACGCGTGGTTCTTGACCGGCGACTCCCCACGGCTGGTCCGCGTCAAACCTGACCTGGAGGAGGTGTCGAAGAAGGCGCCGCAGGCGAAGCAGTTCGACAACTTCTCTTTCCAGATGAAGTTCGAGATCAAGAACTACGACCCGAAGCCCGGCCTTCCCGCAGACGCGTTCGCGATGAAGGCGCCCGAGGGCGCCTGGGAAGTCGAGTACGCGCTGATGGCGCCCACGCCCCCCAACGAGCTGCTCGGCAAGAAGGCCCCGCTGTTTGACGCCCTCGACACCGCCGGTCAGCCGATCGACCTGGGCGCGTTGGTCGGCAAGAAGGTGATTATCTTCGATTTCTGGGCCACCTGGTGCGGGCCCTGCGTGCAGGCGATGCCCATCATCGACAAGGTGGCCGACGAGTACGCCGCCAAGGGCGTGGTGCTGTACGCCGTGAACCAGGGAGAGGAGGCCGCGGCGGTCACCAACTTCCTGGCGTCCAAGGAGTTTGACGTCAACGTCGCGATGGACGTCGACGGTCAGGCCGGCGCGCGGTACGCCATCGAGGGCCTGCCCACAACGGTGATCATCGGCTTGGACGGCCGGGTGCAGGTGGTTCATGTTGGCCTCGCGCCGAGCCTGGAAGAGACCCTCCGCGAGGACCTCGATTTGCTGCTCGCCGGCAAGAACCTGGCCGCCGAGAAGATCGACGAGTGGAGCAAGCGCTTCCCCGATCAGCCGGTGGGCGGCAAGCGTGCCGCCGCGGCGGCCGAGTAG
- the ppdK gene encoding pyruvate, phosphate dikinase, whose protein sequence is MAKKKRPSSSKMVYYFGKTRTDGDTSMKELLGGKGANLADMTSIGLPVPAGFTITTDCCDQYSKAKGKMPKGLMDEVGKVVKTLEKETGKKFGDDKDPLLVSVRSGAAVSMPGMMNTILNLGLNDVSVVGLANKTGNERFAYDAYRRLINMYGDVVMEVGHEYFEEAFDKIKKKYGVSLDTDVPTQGLVELVDAYKKVYKKHTKQDFPQDPMHQLELAIEAVFKSWDSDKAISYRRIEGITGLKGTAVNVQSMVFGNMGDDSGTGVAFTRNPSTGENKFYGEFLVNAQGEDVVAGIRTPQPVKDMPKWKAPNDKTIGKKVHAELMAIKEKLEKHYKDVQDIEFTIEQGKLYMLQTRNGKRTGPAAVRIACEMVKEKLIDEKTALKRIPAGDLTQLLLPSFDPAGKKKASPLCVGLPASPGAAFGKLAFTAEEAVERSHAGEQVLLVRKETSPEDVDGMHSAAGILTSTGGMTSHAAVVARGWGKCCVAGAGAIEIDEKGRKIKVGGKTYSHKDVLSIDGSTGEVYAGQMPTVEPKLGGDFATVMKWADKHRRLGIRTNADSPADSKRAREFGAEGIGLCRTEHMFFEGDRILAMREMILADNLEDREKALKKLLPYQRKDFEGIFKAMNGLPVTVRLLDPPLHEFLPHDKKGQADVARSLAIKPAEVERRVAQLHEANPMLGHRGCRLSITYPEILTMQVTAITEAAINCKKKKVDARAEVMIPLVGTVQELAILRALAAETIENVLAAKKYSGKLDILIGTMIEIPRAALTADEVATEADFFSFGTNDLTQMTFGYSRDDVNTFLPDYIGQEVLEKDPFQSLDTSGVGQLVAMAVEKGRQTNGKIKLGICGEHGGDPASINFCHKVGLDYVSCSPFRVPIARLAAAQAALAE, encoded by the coding sequence ATGGCTAAGAAGAAGCGGCCCAGCTCCTCGAAGATGGTTTACTACTTCGGCAAGACCCGCACCGACGGCGACACGTCGATGAAGGAGCTGCTGGGCGGCAAGGGCGCCAACCTGGCCGACATGACCAGCATCGGCCTGCCCGTGCCAGCTGGCTTCACCATCACCACCGACTGCTGCGACCAGTACTCCAAGGCGAAGGGCAAGATGCCCAAGGGCCTGATGGACGAGGTCGGCAAGGTCGTGAAGACCCTTGAGAAAGAGACCGGCAAGAAGTTCGGCGACGACAAGGACCCGCTGCTGGTGTCGGTCCGCTCCGGCGCCGCGGTCAGCATGCCGGGCATGATGAACACCATCCTCAACCTGGGCCTGAACGACGTGTCGGTCGTCGGCCTGGCGAACAAGACCGGCAACGAGCGTTTCGCTTACGACGCCTACCGCCGCCTGATCAACATGTACGGCGACGTCGTGATGGAGGTCGGCCACGAGTACTTCGAGGAGGCCTTCGACAAGATCAAGAAGAAGTACGGCGTGTCGCTCGACACTGACGTCCCGACCCAGGGCCTGGTCGAGTTGGTTGACGCCTATAAGAAGGTCTACAAGAAGCACACGAAGCAGGACTTCCCGCAGGACCCCATGCACCAGCTCGAGCTGGCGATCGAGGCGGTCTTCAAGAGCTGGGACTCGGACAAGGCGATCTCGTACCGCCGCATCGAGGGCATCACCGGCCTGAAGGGCACGGCCGTCAACGTGCAGAGCATGGTGTTCGGCAACATGGGCGACGACTCGGGCACCGGCGTGGCCTTCACCCGCAACCCGTCGACCGGCGAGAACAAGTTCTACGGCGAGTTCCTGGTGAACGCTCAGGGCGAGGACGTGGTGGCCGGCATCCGCACGCCGCAGCCGGTAAAGGACATGCCTAAGTGGAAGGCGCCCAACGACAAGACCATCGGCAAGAAGGTGCACGCCGAGCTGATGGCGATCAAGGAGAAGCTCGAGAAGCACTACAAAGACGTGCAGGACATCGAGTTCACCATCGAGCAGGGCAAGCTGTACATGCTGCAGACCCGCAACGGCAAGCGCACCGGCCCGGCCGCCGTGCGGATTGCCTGCGAGATGGTCAAGGAGAAGCTGATCGACGAGAAGACCGCGCTTAAGCGGATCCCGGCGGGCGACCTCACGCAGCTGTTGCTGCCGTCGTTCGATCCGGCTGGCAAGAAGAAGGCCTCGCCGCTTTGCGTGGGCCTGCCCGCGTCGCCAGGCGCGGCGTTCGGCAAGCTGGCCTTCACCGCCGAAGAGGCGGTCGAGCGTTCGCACGCCGGCGAGCAGGTGCTGCTGGTGCGCAAGGAGACCTCGCCCGAAGACGTTGACGGCATGCACTCGGCCGCCGGCATCCTGACCAGCACCGGCGGCATGACCAGCCACGCGGCGGTGGTCGCCCGCGGCTGGGGCAAGTGCTGCGTGGCCGGCGCCGGGGCCATCGAGATCGATGAGAAGGGCCGCAAGATCAAGGTCGGCGGCAAGACCTACTCGCACAAGGACGTGCTCTCGATCGACGGCTCGACCGGCGAGGTGTACGCCGGCCAGATGCCGACCGTGGAACCCAAGCTCGGTGGCGACTTCGCCACCGTGATGAAGTGGGCCGACAAGCACCGCCGGCTCGGCATCCGCACCAACGCGGACAGCCCGGCCGACAGCAAGCGGGCCCGCGAGTTCGGCGCCGAGGGCATCGGCCTGTGCCGCACGGAGCACATGTTCTTCGAGGGCGACCGCATCCTCGCAATGCGTGAGATGATCCTGGCAGACAACCTCGAGGACCGCGAGAAGGCGCTCAAGAAGCTGCTGCCGTACCAGCGGAAGGACTTCGAGGGCATCTTCAAGGCGATGAACGGCCTGCCGGTCACGGTCCGCCTGCTGGACCCGCCGCTGCACGAGTTCCTGCCGCACGACAAGAAGGGCCAGGCGGACGTGGCCCGGTCGCTGGCGATCAAGCCGGCCGAGGTCGAGCGTCGGGTCGCGCAGCTGCACGAGGCCAACCCGATGCTGGGCCACCGTGGCTGCCGCCTGTCGATCACCTACCCGGAGATCCTCACCATGCAGGTGACCGCCATTACCGAGGCGGCCATCAACTGCAAGAAGAAGAAGGTCGACGCCCGCGCCGAGGTGATGATCCCGCTGGTGGGCACGGTGCAGGAGCTGGCGATCCTGCGGGCCCTGGCCGCCGAGACCATCGAGAATGTGCTCGCCGCGAAGAAGTACAGCGGCAAGCTGGACATCCTGATCGGAACCATGATCGAGATCCCCCGCGCCGCGCTGACCGCCGACGAGGTGGCCACCGAGGCCGACTTCTTCAGCTTCGGCACCAACGACCTCACCCAGATGACGTTCGGCTACAGCCGAGACGACGTCAACACCTTCCTGCCCGACTACATCGGCCAGGAGGTGCTGGAGAAGGACCCGTTCCAGTCGCTCGACACCTCGGGCGTGGGCCAGCTGGTGGCCATGGCCGTGGAGAAGGGCCGCCAAACCAACGGCAAGATCAAGCTAGGCATCTGCGGCGAACACGGCGGGGACCCGGCCTCGATCAACTTCTGCCACAAGGTCGGGCTGGACTACGTGTCCTGCAGCCCGTTCCGCGTGCCGATCGCCCGTTTGGCCGCCGCCCAGGCGGCTCTGGCCGAGTAG
- a CDS encoding CPBP family intramembrane glutamic endopeptidase has protein sequence MPNAPMRYTLEDPATLAIALAAEGGLAVLGLGLCWVLGMPPPQVLPANGSLGASLGWGAAATLPLLAMFWRLQRCVWRPIARLRRQARWMVRSLLGDARWPTVATVALSAGLGEEILFRGALQPALGLWLGTWAGVAGAAILFGMVHPMSVAYFVVATLCGLYLGVVTEATGELLPAIVAHAGYDFVALLALRKPDQTGRRPGQEELLYSDR, from the coding sequence ATGCCCAACGCTCCCATGCGATACACGCTGGAGGACCCCGCCACGCTGGCCATCGCCCTCGCGGCGGAGGGCGGGCTGGCCGTCTTGGGGCTTGGGCTCTGCTGGGTGCTCGGGATGCCGCCCCCCCAGGTGCTGCCGGCCAACGGGTCGCTGGGTGCCTCACTCGGGTGGGGCGCCGCGGCCACGCTGCCGCTGCTGGCCATGTTCTGGCGGCTGCAGCGGTGCGTCTGGCGTCCTATCGCCCGACTCCGCCGCCAGGCCCGCTGGATGGTCCGCAGCCTGCTTGGCGACGCCCGCTGGCCCACGGTCGCCACGGTGGCCCTGTCGGCCGGCCTGGGCGAAGAGATCCTGTTCCGCGGCGCCCTGCAGCCCGCGCTCGGCTTGTGGCTGGGGACTTGGGCGGGGGTGGCCGGCGCCGCGATCCTGTTCGGCATGGTCCACCCGATGAGCGTCGCGTACTTTGTCGTCGCGACGCTGTGCGGGCTGTACCTAGGCGTGGTGACCGAGGCCACCGGCGAGCTGCTCCCGGCGATCGTCGCCCACGCGGGATACGACTTCGTGGCGCTGCTGGCGCTGCGGAAGCCTGACCAGACAGGGCGCCGCCCAGGTCAGGAGGAACTGCTCTACTCCGACCGCTGA
- a CDS encoding glycoside hydrolase family 16 protein — translation MKLFIPALTLYAIACCAAAELHADVPEGMRLVWSDEFDADGRPDPEKWGYERGFVRNRELQWYQPENAFCEDGMLVIEGRRERKDLSDEPRRLRRRERQRPFAEYTAASVTTRGKFEWRHGLLEVRAKVIAADGLWPAIWTLGVKNGWPANGEVDVMEYYRGDILANAAWRGENGRTAWDSSHTPVRDLGKDWDAEFHVWRMDWDADRIVLSVDDRVLNTIETTKADGTTQPHPFQQPHYLLLNLAIGGTNGGDPSKTQFPSRYLIDYVRVYQRSE, via the coding sequence ATGAAGCTGTTCATTCCCGCACTTACTCTCTACGCGATAGCCTGCTGCGCAGCCGCTGAACTCCACGCTGATGTTCCTGAAGGCATGCGGCTGGTTTGGTCAGACGAGTTCGATGCCGACGGGCGCCCCGATCCAGAAAAGTGGGGCTACGAACGCGGATTCGTCCGCAACCGCGAGCTGCAGTGGTACCAACCGGAGAACGCATTCTGCGAAGACGGCATGCTGGTCATCGAGGGGCGGCGTGAGCGGAAGGACCTGAGCGACGAGCCGCGGCGGCTCCGCCGGCGCGAACGCCAGCGGCCCTTCGCCGAGTACACGGCCGCGAGCGTCACCACCCGTGGCAAGTTCGAATGGCGGCACGGGCTCTTGGAGGTGCGGGCAAAGGTCATCGCCGCCGACGGCCTATGGCCCGCCATCTGGACGCTGGGCGTCAAGAACGGCTGGCCGGCCAACGGCGAGGTGGACGTGATGGAGTACTACCGGGGCGACATCCTGGCCAACGCCGCGTGGCGGGGCGAAAACGGCCGCACCGCGTGGGACTCGTCCCACACGCCCGTGAGAGATCTTGGCAAGGACTGGGACGCGGAGTTCCACGTCTGGCGGATGGACTGGGACGCCGACCGGATCGTGCTGAGCGTTGACGACCGGGTGCTCAACACGATCGAAACCACGAAGGCCGACGGCACAACCCAGCCCCACCCGTTCCAACAGCCGCACTACCTGTTGCTGAACTTGGCGATCGGCGGGACCAACGGCGGGGACCCGTCGAAAACGCAGTTTCCCAGCCGCTACCTGATCGACTACGTGCGGGTGTATCAGCGGTCGGAGTAG